From Candidatus Methylomirabilis sp.:
GTGCCGTGCCCGCCGCTCGGCCGCCTCCGCCATAGCCCCCTCCCCGTGGGTGTCCCGGGCCCTCAGCCGGCCGCACCGTAGCACGCCCTGCCGGAGGCTGTCAAATCACGCGCGCGCGGGAGATCCCGGGCCTGGTGCACCTCCTCAGGAGGCCCAGAGCTCCTCCCGCAAGAGCCGAAGCACCTCGGCCACGCTCCAGGCCTGGGCGATGCAGCCTCCCGGGCGGTGGGGCGGGTCGCCGTCGAAGATCTCGGAGATCGTGTTCAGGCCGGCCTCGGCCAGGTGCGCCCGGAGGGGCTCGAGCAGCGCTCGCAGGCGCGCCACCACCTCCTGGCTCCGGCCGTGGACCTTCAGGGCGGCCGTGAGATAGGGACCCAAGAGCCAGGGCCAAACGGTCCCCTGGTGGTAGGCGGCATCCCGGCTCCGCTGGTCCCCCTCGTAGCGACCCCGGTACTCCGGGTCGCCGCGGGCGAGGGTCCGGAGGCCCACGGGCGTCAGCAGCTCCCGCTCCACGATCGCCAGCACCGAGGGCCAGCGCGCCTCCTCCAGGACCGGGGCCGGGAGGCTGATGGCCAGCAGTTGATTCGGGCGGATCCGGGGATCCCGCGCCTCGCCGTCCACGACGTCGTAGCAGCACCCCGCCGCATTGTTCCAGAAGAGCCGGTTGAAGGCGGCCCTGGCGTCCGCGGCGGCCGCCCGGTAGCGGCCGGCGTCCCGCGGGAACCCGCACGCCGCGGCTACCGCCGCCATCCCCGCACAGGCATTGTGCCAGAGGGCGTTTACCTCCACCGCCTTCCCGTGCCTCGGCGTCACCACCCAGTCCCCCACCTTGGCGTCCATCCAGGTGAGCTGGACCCCGGCCTCGCCGCCGGTCAGCAGGCCGTCGCTGTCCACCCGGATGCCGTACCGGGTCCCCGCGAAATGGTGGCCCATCACTTCCGCCAGGGCCGGGTAGAGCTCCTCCTGGACCACCCCCACGTTCCCGCTGGTCGCGAGGTACCGCTCGCAGGCGTGGACGAACCAGAGGCTGGCGTCGATCGTGTTGAACTCGGGGGGGCTCCCGGCCTCCGGGAAGCGGTTGGGCACCATCCCGCGATTCACGGCCGCGGCGAAGGTGGCCAGGACCACCCGGGCCTCGGCGAAGCGCCCCGTGCTCAGCGTGAGGCCGGGCAGGGCGATCATCGTGTCCCGGCCCCAGTCCTCGAACCAGGGATAGCCGGCAATCACGCTTCGCCCCTCCCCCCGGCGGACCAGGAACTGATCGGCGGCCACCGTCAGGACCTGGGTGAGGGGATCGGGGCCCGCCCCGAGGACGAGGCCTGCGCGCCGCTGGATCTCCCCGGCCGCCAGGGCCTCCGGGCGGGCCCAGGGTGGATCGGGGCGGAGGCTGGCGAGGAGGGCGCGCGACTCCCCGGGGCGCAGGAGGAAGGTCAGGGCCCCGGGGCTGTAAAGATCCTCGTTCCCGTCGAGCCCTCGCGCCAGCTCCGCGGGGTACTCGAACTGGCGGTACCAGAGCCCTTCGGGGGCGAACTCCTCGGCCTCATGGAAGCAGTGGAGAGCCGGAAGTCCCGCGTACAGGGCGAAGGCGAGCCGGCCGGGACCCACCCGGACCT
This genomic window contains:
- a CDS encoding amylo-alpha-1,6-glucosidase, encoding MIAFGPERCRDLAFATAREWLETDGLGGYASGTVSGAHTRRYHGHLMAAVAPPVRRHLFLSKLEEYLHLPGGPVDLSTNLYRGAVHPRGFEHLVRFALEPFPTWTYALGTLRLRKRLFLLHGFPTVVLLYDLQGAEAPVPLEVRPLLAFRDAHHLTHENPFLNREVRVGPGRLAFALYAGLPALHCFHEAEEFAPEGLWYRQFEYPAELARGLDGNEDLYSPGALTFLLRPGESRALLASLRPDPPWARPEALAAGEIQRRAGLVLGAGPDPLTQVLTVAADQFLVRRGEGRSVIAGYPWFEDWGRDTMIALPGLTLSTGRFAEARVVLATFAAAVNRGMVPNRFPEAGSPPEFNTIDASLWFVHACERYLATSGNVGVVQEELYPALAEVMGHHFAGTRYGIRVDSDGLLTGGEAGVQLTWMDAKVGDWVVTPRHGKAVEVNALWHNACAGMAAVAAACGFPRDAGRYRAAAADARAAFNRLFWNNAAGCCYDVVDGEARDPRIRPNQLLAISLPAPVLEEARWPSVLAIVERELLTPVGLRTLARGDPEYRGRYEGDQRSRDAAYHQGTVWPWLLGPYLTAALKVHGRSQEVVARLRALLEPLRAHLAEAGLNTISEIFDGDPPHRPGGCIAQAWSVAEVLRLLREELWAS